One segment of Aquimarina sp. BL5 DNA contains the following:
- a CDS encoding DinB family protein: protein MQSLLTSGEYNPYYGVFIDQAENANILIGLQQSKQKFIDFVNTISDEKLTYAYAEGKWTIAEVLQHIIDTERIFSYRALRFARNDKSPLIGFDQDEYVPNSNANNYSRQELIEDFEAARNNTVGLFKSFTQNMLTEIGEASGSPMSVRAIGYVLSGHQKHHLHVIKDRYL from the coding sequence ATGCAGTCTTTACTAACTTCGGGAGAGTATAATCCTTATTACGGTGTTTTTATTGATCAAGCTGAAAACGCTAATATTTTGATAGGCTTACAACAAAGTAAGCAGAAATTCATTGATTTTGTAAACACTATTTCTGATGAAAAATTAACATATGCCTATGCTGAAGGGAAATGGACAATTGCTGAAGTGTTGCAACATATAATTGATACAGAGCGCATTTTTTCTTACCGAGCCCTTCGCTTTGCTAGAAATGACAAAAGCCCATTGATTGGTTTTGATCAAGACGAATATGTTCCTAATTCTAATGCGAATAATTATAGTAGGCAGGAGCTTATAGAAGATTTTGAAGCAGCTAGAAATAATACAGTAGGATTATTTAAAAGCTTTACACAGAATATGTTAACTGAAATAGGAGAAGCTAGTGGTAGCCCAATGAGTGTAAGAGCTATAGGGTATGTGCTTTCTGGTCATCAGAAACATCACCTTCACGTAATTAAAGATCGATACTTATAA
- a CDS encoding nuclear transport factor 2 family protein, with amino-acid sequence MTKEEVAKKYLFFLEKGEMKNVVDLFTQDGVVESPLYGVLSAEEFYKALAEDTNSSKLRYDGLFFEKNTNRISLLFDYVWELKNSKTVEFKVVDILELTPENKIKKLIIIYDTINARNLLGK; translated from the coding sequence ATGACTAAAGAAGAAGTAGCAAAAAAGTATCTTTTCTTTTTAGAAAAAGGAGAGATGAAGAATGTAGTTGATTTGTTTACACAAGATGGAGTGGTAGAATCTCCGTTGTATGGTGTTCTTTCTGCTGAAGAATTTTATAAAGCCTTAGCAGAAGATACAAATTCCTCTAAGCTTCGTTACGATGGATTGTTTTTTGAAAAAAATACGAATAGGATTTCTTTACTTTTTGATTATGTATGGGAGCTAAAAAATAGTAAAACAGTTGAGTTTAAAGTAGTAGACATTTTAGAACTTACTCCTGAAAATAAGATAAAAAAGCTAATCATTATTTATGATACAATAAATGCCAGAAACTTGCTTGGGAAATAA
- a CDS encoding DUF2834 domain-containing protein, with protein MKLKYMFLLLAIVGLCYTWYFNIQFYINSEDTSLLNYIAQTKTTFPAKSFSADLLVVVFTFFVWYIPEAIKLKMKHWWVFIPLTFMVAIAFAFPLFLYFRARKLEKKTVIME; from the coding sequence ATGAAACTTAAATACATGTTTCTTTTATTAGCTATTGTTGGGCTTTGCTATACTTGGTATTTCAATATTCAGTTTTATATAAACTCAGAGGATACGTCCCTTTTAAATTATATCGCTCAAACGAAAACTACATTTCCGGCTAAGTCATTTAGTGCAGATTTATTAGTGGTGGTATTTACTTTTTTTGTTTGGTATATTCCAGAAGCTATTAAATTAAAAATGAAACACTGGTGGGTTTTTATTCCATTAACCTTTATGGTTGCTATAGCATTTGCCTTTCCGCTGTTTTTATATTTTAGAGCCCGTAAATTGGAGAAAAAAACGGTGATTATGGAATAA
- a CDS encoding TRAP transporter substrate-binding protein has protein sequence MNSFKKTIQIFLWTILMLVLTSCYNSKEVRVLRLAHILDTKHPVHQSMEILGERLAQKSNGKLTLKIYPNSQLGGERECLELLQIGSLDITKVSAAVLENFIPEYKVFGIPYLFRDKTHAFSVLDGQLGNNLLSKGEQFNLRGLTFYDAGSRSFYTKEKPLSTPNDLIGKKIRVMKSNMAIEMVNQLGGAPTPISWGELYTALQQGVVDGAENNPPSFYTSKHYEICKYYSLDEHTSIPDVLVVGINTWKKLNKQEKKWLKEASQESKIAQRKLWAVSEKKSLEAVIKAGVQVTRPDKSLFEQKTKETIHNFKSQPELFKLITSIKTDY, from the coding sequence ATGAATAGTTTCAAAAAAACAATACAGATCTTTTTATGGACTATCTTAATGTTAGTACTTACCTCTTGTTATAATTCGAAAGAAGTACGTGTATTGCGTTTAGCTCATATCTTAGATACAAAACATCCTGTTCATCAGTCAATGGAGATTTTAGGTGAACGTCTTGCTCAAAAATCCAATGGAAAATTAACATTAAAAATTTACCCTAACAGTCAACTTGGTGGAGAACGTGAGTGCTTAGAACTACTTCAGATAGGTAGTTTAGATATCACTAAAGTATCGGCTGCAGTACTAGAAAATTTCATTCCAGAATACAAAGTTTTCGGAATACCGTACTTATTTAGAGATAAAACACACGCGTTTTCAGTTTTAGATGGGCAATTAGGAAATAACTTATTATCCAAGGGTGAGCAATTTAACTTACGAGGTCTCACCTTTTATGACGCAGGTAGTAGAAGTTTTTATACCAAAGAAAAACCACTGAGTACTCCGAATGATCTAATAGGTAAAAAAATTCGGGTAATGAAAAGTAATATGGCTATTGAAATGGTAAATCAATTGGGGGGAGCACCCACTCCCATTTCATGGGGAGAACTATATACAGCTCTGCAACAAGGAGTTGTTGATGGTGCAGAAAATAATCCTCCAAGTTTTTATACATCAAAGCACTATGAAATTTGTAAATATTATAGTTTAGATGAACATACATCTATCCCTGACGTTCTGGTAGTAGGCATTAATACTTGGAAAAAGTTAAATAAACAAGAAAAAAAATGGTTAAAAGAAGCCAGTCAAGAATCAAAAATAGCACAACGTAAACTCTGGGCTGTTTCTGAAAAAAAATCATTAGAAGCTGTAATAAAAGCTGGAGTACAAGTGACAAGACCTGACAAATCTCTTTTTGAACAAAAGACTAAAGAAACCATTCATAATTTTAAAAGCCAACCTGAATTATTTAAACTTATTACATCAATAAAAACTGACTACTAG
- a CDS encoding TRAP transporter large permease — MSYNEILILVISFLVFLSLRVPIGYSIGLAGFFTLIVAMPFLPSVTTLAQRMATSLDSFTLSAIPFFILAGQIMNRGGIALRLINLAKAIVGPLPGGLAFVNIISCMLFGAISGSAVAAASAIGGFMNPMMEEDGYEPSFSAAVNITSATTGLMIPPSNVLIVYSLASGGVSIASLFIAGYIPGILIGFSLMIVAALYAIIKKYPTQKLVKFSEFLKCFIAALPSLLLLVVVIGGIVSGVFTATEASTIAVIYTLILAAFYKEITIKDLFPIFLETVKTSSIVLLLIAASIAMSWVMSYENIPQEISHTILSFSDNPIVVLILINLILLFVGVFMDMTPAILIFTPIFLPIVIKIGLDPIHFGIIMILNLCIGLCTPPVGSVLFVGCSVAKLSIQKVIKPLVPLFLVMIIVLILITYIPALSLWLPKQFGL; from the coding sequence ATGAGTTATAATGAAATATTGATATTAGTAATTAGTTTTTTAGTGTTTCTGTCACTAAGAGTACCTATTGGATATTCTATTGGTCTAGCAGGTTTTTTCACCCTAATTGTTGCAATGCCTTTTTTACCATCGGTTACCACATTGGCACAGCGAATGGCAACTTCTTTAGATAGCTTTACCCTTTCTGCAATTCCATTTTTTATTCTTGCGGGGCAAATTATGAATCGTGGTGGTATCGCGTTACGACTTATTAATTTAGCAAAAGCTATTGTGGGTCCCTTGCCGGGTGGTTTAGCATTCGTAAATATTATATCCTGTATGCTTTTTGGAGCTATATCTGGCTCAGCTGTGGCTGCAGCCTCTGCTATAGGAGGATTTATGAATCCAATGATGGAAGAAGATGGATATGAACCATCATTTAGTGCAGCAGTTAATATTACAAGTGCAACAACAGGTCTAATGATACCTCCTAGTAATGTTTTGATTGTTTATTCTTTGGCAAGTGGAGGCGTTTCTATAGCATCCTTATTCATTGCTGGATATATACCTGGTATTCTTATTGGATTCTCCTTAATGATTGTAGCGGCGCTATATGCTATTATAAAAAAATATCCAACTCAAAAATTAGTGAAGTTTTCAGAGTTTCTAAAATGTTTTATCGCCGCGCTACCTAGTTTACTCTTACTTGTAGTAGTCATTGGAGGTATCGTTTCTGGTGTTTTTACGGCTACAGAAGCTTCTACTATTGCAGTGATTTACACACTAATATTGGCTGCTTTTTATAAAGAAATTACGATAAAGGATCTTTTCCCTATTTTTCTGGAAACAGTAAAGACTTCATCTATTGTTCTTCTGCTTATTGCTGCATCAATTGCAATGTCTTGGGTAATGTCTTATGAAAACATCCCTCAAGAAATCAGTCATACAATTTTATCGTTTAGCGATAACCCTATCGTTGTTTTGATACTTATTAATCTAATTTTACTCTTCGTTGGAGTTTTTATGGATATGACCCCAGCAATACTAATATTCACACCTATTTTTTTACCGATCGTTATTAAAATTGGCTTAGATCCGATACACTTTGGTATTATAATGATTTTAAATCTTTGTATTGGACTATGTACTCCCCCTGTAGGATCAGTACTCTTCGTTGGTTGCAGTGTTGCGAAGCTTTCTATTCAAAAAGTAATTAAACCACTAGTGCCTTTATTTTTAGTAATGATTATCGTATTAATTCTGATAACATATATTCCTGCATTAAGTTTATGGTTACCTAAACAGTTTGGCCTATAA
- a CDS encoding TRAP transporter small permease, whose product MKKHIDTFVEKTLVFLLFIMLISVVWQVFSRYILKSPSTITNELSSFCLIWIGLLGMAYATGQKLHLAIDLIPTLIVQRKKTLFDGIVYGLIFLFAFTVMIIGGLRLCILSFQFEQHSAALHIPMGIVYLIIPVSGVLISYYCFQIYLKKTPAI is encoded by the coding sequence ATGAAAAAACATATCGATACTTTTGTTGAGAAAACTCTTGTTTTTTTGCTTTTTATTATGCTTATCAGTGTAGTCTGGCAAGTATTTTCAAGATATATTTTAAAATCGCCAAGTACAATTACTAACGAACTTTCAAGTTTCTGTCTCATATGGATCGGCTTACTAGGAATGGCCTACGCAACTGGACAAAAGTTACATTTAGCTATTGACCTAATTCCTACTCTAATAGTTCAACGAAAAAAAACATTATTCGATGGTATTGTATATGGTTTGATTTTTCTATTTGCATTTACAGTAATGATCATCGGAGGATTACGATTATGCATACTTTCGTTTCAATTTGAACAGCATTCTGCAGCACTCCATATACCAATGGGTATTGTTTATCTTATTATACCCGTTTCGGGAGTATTGATTAGCTATTATTGTTTTCAAATCTATTTAAAAAAGACACCAGCAATTTAA